The window CTTCTCACTGATGAATATGGGGGCCACGCTTCTCAAAGCCAGCGCCACAGCGTCGCTGGGGCGCGCGTCCACGACCGAATGGAAATCCTTTTTCAAAATGTGGAGCTGGGCGTAGTAGGTGCCCTCGCGGACATCATTGATCACCACTTTGGTCACGGTTCCACCGAACTCGTCGCACAGAGTCTTTAGCAGGTCGTGGGTGAGCGGGCGGGGAGCCGAGCCACCCTCCAGGGCTACCGCGATCGCGTGGGCCTCGAAGTGGCCGATCCAGATCGGCAACACCTTCAGTTCGTCGTCATCAACCAGCAGGAGCACCGGGTTCATGGAGAGGTCGAAGGCGATTTCCTTTACTTTGACCGGGATCACAACCTCACCTCCCTTGGACTTTGGAAGACCCGGAACGGCCTTTGTGCCGGTACCGTGTGCGGTCAGCGGTTCCACTTTTGTGGTTTTTGATATTCCAAGCTCGCTAGTATTATACCAGTGGAGCCTATTCCAGACAACTGGAAAGGATTTTCCCGGTGTTCGCCGAAGTCTCAAAGGCGAGGTGTTGAGGCGTGGGACTTTACCGTCAGCTTAAACGGGAGGTCCGGTACGAAGTACTGGGTTTGATCCTGGCCGCGGTGGGCGTGTTAACCCTCTTGAGCCTGTACAGTTCCTCGGTGGGCGTGTTCGGCAGCCTGGTAGGGCGCGGGTGCCGGACCCTGGCCGGGGAGGGGGCTTTCGTGTTTCCTTTGCTCGCCGGATACTGGGGGTTGAAGCTGCTCCGGGACCGCAACCCGGCCAAATACCCCGGCAAGCTCTACGGCAGCCTGGTGGGCTTTTTGGTGTTGGTGACGGCGTTGCACCTGGTATCGGTCGGACCCGAGGGCAGCTTCCGGACCGTGGTCGGCGCGGGCGTCAACGGGGATGGGGGCGGGGTGTTGGGCGCCGTACTGGGCTGGCTGGCGTACAACTGGTTCGGCTACGCGGGCAGTGCGATCATCCTGGTGGCCGCCGGCCTGGCGGCGCTCACCATGTTCACGGAACTGCCGGTGTCGGCGCTGGGGAAAAGCGTGGGGCGGCGTTTGGCGGGCGGTGCCCGCGGCGGGTGGGGCCGGGTTCAGAACTTCGTTTATACCGATGAGCGGCCGGTCCCCGGTCCGCAACCGTTGATTCTGGACCACACGGCACCCAAAACGGAACCGGAAGCGCCGGTCGTGCCAAACGAAACACCCGAACGGTTAAAGGAGCAACGCACCGGTTCCCCCCGGGTGGAACCGGTGGAACGACAGGTTTCCCTGAATGAAATCACCACCTACCGTCTTCCGCCGGTGGACATCCTCTCGCGCCCCCGGGTGAAGGGCGCGGTGAAGAAGGCCGAAGACATCACCGCGAACGTGCGCGTTTTGGAGGAAACACTGGAGAGTTTCGGGGTCAAGGCCAAAGTGGTGCAAGTCTCGCGCGGGCCCGCGATCACCCGGTACGAAGTTCAGCCGGCCGCGGGCGTCAAGGTGAGCCGGATCGTCAGCCTTTCTGACGACATCGCCCTGGCGCTGACCGCCCCGGCGGTCAGGATCGAGGCGCCCATCCCCGGCAAGGCGGCGGTGGGGATTGAGGTGCCGAACAAGGAGATTACCCTGGTCCCGCTCCGGGACCTTCTGGAGACCAAGGAGTTCAAGCAATCCGTCTCCCGCCTGACCCTGGCTCTCGGCAAGGATATCGCCGGCAGCCCGGTGGTCGCCGACCTGGCGATGATGCCGCACCTCCTGATTGCGGGCGCCACCGGTGCGGGGAAGAGTGTCTGCCTTAACACGCTTATTTGCAGTCTCCTGTTCAAGAGCAGCCCCGAAGAAGTGAAGCTTCTGCTGGTCGACCCCAAGATGGTGGAACTGACCAACTACAATGGTATCCCGCACCTTCTGTCCCCGGTGGTGACCAATCCCAAGAAGGCGGCGATCTCCTTGAAGTGGTTGGTCCGGGAGATGGAGCGCCGTTACGAGCTGTTCGCGGCGGCGGGAGTGCGCGACATCGGGCGGTACAACAGTGTATTGCGGGCGGGCGCTCCGGGAGAGGAACGCGTCCACCTGCCGCTGATCGTCGTGGTGATCGACGAGCTGGCGGACTTAATGATGGTAGCGCCCAGCGACGTTGAGGATTCCATTGTCCGTCTGGCCCAGATGGCGCGGGCCGCCGGAATCCACCTGGTGATCGCCACCCAGCGCCCTTCGGTGGACGTGATCACCGGGTTGATCAAGGCGAACATCCTTTCCCGGATCTCTTTCGCCGTTTCATCCCAGATTGACTCACGCACCATCCTGGACATCGGGGGTGCCGAGAAGCTGTTGGGGCGCGGGGACATGCTCTTCCTGGCCGCCGGCAGCTCCAAGCCGATCCGGCTCCAGGGCGCCTTTCTCTCGGATAAGGATGTGGAAGCATTGGTTGATTTCCTGAGGAAGCAGGCAATACCGGAGTTTGACGAGGAATTGTTCGACGGGGCGGAAGAGGAGGAGGAATCCGGTTCCGAGGACGAGTTGTTCCCCCGGGCGGTGGAGATCATTGTGCGGACCGGGCACGCGTCCATTTCCCTGCTGCAGCGCCGCATGCATATCGGTTACGCGCGGGCGGCCCGGCTGATTGACGCCATGGAGAAGAAGGGGATCGTGGGAGGGTTTGAAGGAAGCAAACCGCGGGCAGTGCTGATGAGTCCCGAACAGTACCAGCAGTATTTCCGTTCCAAAATGCCAAATTGACCGAAAATAGCGAATATGTTATAGTCAGCTGAGTCGATTTGTGAGGCGGCGCAAACAATAGGGCTGTGCGGTGTGATCGTTGCAGTGGCGGTATCCCCAAAAGGCTCCCGACCTGGAGGTGGGTTGCTTTGTCCTTGGGACAGGTACTGAAGGAGGCAAGGGAGGCCCGCGGCCATTCCCTTGACCACGCCGAAGAGGAAACTAAAATCCGCAAGAAGTACCTGGCCGCCCTGGAGGAGGAGCAGTACCATGTGCTGCCGGGAAGGGTCTACACCAAGGCTTTCCTGCGCACCTACGCCCGCTTTCTGGGGTTGGACGCGGACTCGGTGCTGGCCGAATTTCGGGCGCGAAATCCCCTGGAAACCAGGGAGGCGGCGGCCGAGGACCGGGCCGCTGTCCCAGCGGAAGGAAGGAAGAAGTCGGTGTTTAGAAGGTTTTTGCTGTCGGCCGGGGTGATCGTTCTGCTGGTGGTCTTCAATTCGCTCTACGGAGCGATACGCGGCGGTTGGTCGGTTTCCGAAGCGCCGCCTTCCGGTCCGGGTGTCGGCGTGCAAAACCCGCCCGCGGTCGAGCCGGAGCCGGTTCCCGAGGAAAAACCGGAACCGCCGGCGGTTATCGAGGGGCTGGACCTCGTGCTTCAGGTGGTGGACGGTTCATGCTGGATGCGGGTCAGCGTCGACGGCCAGCAGGCCTTCGAGGGGATGGTGCCCGCCGGACAGACAATGAGTTTCAAGGCCGAGGAGATCATCGGCCTCCGGCTCGGCAACGCCGGAGCCGTGCTGGTTCAATTGAACGGTGAGGATCTGGGGCGCTTGGGTCAGCGGGGCGAGGTTGTAAGTCGTGAATTTCCCGTGGAAAGTTGAGGCTCCCCGTATTGCCCTGGTGAGCCTCGGTTGCGACAAGAACCGGGTGGACGGCGAAGTGATGCTGGGATTGCTGGAGCGGGCCGGCTGCCGGATCGCGGCCGAGCCGGAGGCCGACGTTATCCTGGTGAATACGTGCGCCTTCATCCAAGAGGCCAAGCAGGAGTCCATCGACGCCATTCTCGAGGCGGCCCGGTACCGGGAGGAGGGCCGCTGCCGGGTGCTCCTCGCCACCGGATGTCTGGCCCAGCGGTATCCCGGTGAGCTCTTGCGCGACCTTCCCGAACTGGACGGGGTGGTGGGCACCGGCGAGATCGGCCGGGTGGTGGATATTGTGCGGCGGGCGGCGGCCGGAGAGAGGGTCCGGGAAGTCGGCCCGCCCGGTTTTTTGGGCCGTGACGTGCTGCCGCGCGTGCCCGGCGGGTCACCCTTTACCGCCTATCTCAAAATCAGCGAGGGTTGCGACAACCGTTGCCTGTACTGCGTCATTCCCCAATTGCGCGGTGCTCACCGCAGCCGGCGACCATCCGTTCTGGTCCGGGAAGCGCGGTCCCTGGCGGCCGGAGGCGCCCGGGAAATCGTGCTCGTGGCCCAGGACACGACCCGGTACGGTTCGGACTTGCCGGAAGAGACGAGTCTCGCCAGCCTGGTGTCCCAACTGGCGGTCCTGGACGGGGTGGCCTGGGTCCGGCTGCTCTACTGCTACCCAAGCGGGATCACCTTCGACCTGGTGGAGTTGATGGCCCGGGAGCCGCGCCTTTGCCGGTATCTGGACATCCCGCTGCAGCACGCCGGCGACCACGTGCTGCGGCGGATGGGCCGGAACATGATGGGTTACGACTTGCGCAAGCTGATCCTTTTTTTGCGCAGCGCCGTCCCCGGCCTGACCATCCGCTCGACGTTCATGGTCGGTTTCCCGGGGGAAACGGAAGACGACTTCGAGGAGTTGCTCGATTTTCTTCAGGCGATGAAACTCGACCACGCCGGGTTCTTTGCCTATTCCCGGGAAGAAGGAACTCCCGCGGCTCTGCTCCCGGACCAGATACCGCCGGAGGTGAAACGGGAACGCTTGGAGCGAGCCGCGGCGGTGCAGCGGGCAGTGTCCCACGCCGTGAACCGGGCCCGGGTGGGTTCCGAGGTCACCGTACTGGTGGAGGGCAAAAAGGGCGGACAGCACTACGGGCGATCCGAGGGGGACGCCCCGGACATTGACGGCCGGGTTTTCCTGAACGCGGCGGTCGACCTGGAACCCGGCACTTTCGTGCGCGCCCGCGTCACCGGCGCCGGGCCCTATGACCTGCGGGCCCGGGTTATTTCCACCCTCCCCTTGTAAGCCCCCGCTCCGGCAGGGTTTTCATGAAGCAACAAACCCTTTCAACAATCAGTGCTGGGTTTGATGACGATAGAACGTTGTGTTATAATGCATCGGGTAATAGGCGGGGAAGGAGCGGTTGGATGCGGTGGGAGTGGCACGGTTTCAAGCTGAAAATCATTGCTCTGGCCCTGGCGGCCGGACTGGTGGTTCTTCTGGGCGGACACTGGGCGTACAAGAGCTACGGGTACAACCAGCCGTTGGTTCAGGCACTTGGGGAAGACAGTGCCGTGGAGTCCTTTGAAATCGAGGACAAGCCCCCGGTGCTGCGGGTCACGGTGCAGGTCAACCGGACCGGGAACCTGATGGAGACCTACCAGCGGTTGGACCGCCGCGTCAAGCAGTCGGTTTCCAACCGTCCGTACGAGCTAGTTATCAAAGACAACCGGAACGCCCGGCTCGCTCAGGCTTACTACCGCAGCCAGTTTGCCGTCCACGAGGCCGTTATGCGGGGGAATTTCCGGGAAATGCTGGCGGTGGTGGAGGAGAACGCGCGAGAGGCGGGGGCCGAAGCCCGGGTTTTCATCGACAGTGACAATGTGTACGTCCAAATGGACGCGGTGGATCACCACCTGGCGGTGGTGATCCACCGCGGCCGGGCGGCCGACGATGTCTCAGTGAGAACCGGGGGTGGGCTCTATGTACAGAGAGGCTAGCATTGGTTTTGGCATCGCGCTGCTCATTTTTCTGGTGGTGATCGGCTATAATATCGGCCCCCTCGTTTTCCTGGGTGCGCTCGGCGGGATGCTGTACTACATGATGCGCTCCCGGGGGTTGGTGCGGACTTTTAACAAAGTGCCGTCCGAAAGCCAGGTGCAGGTGTCTTTTTGCGATGTGGGCGGGCAGGCGGCGGCCATCGGGGAGTTGCGGGAGGCTCTGGATTTCATCAAGGACCGGCAGGAAATCCGGCGCCTCGGTATTCGGCCCCTGAAAGGCATTCTGTTGACCGGGCCGCCCGGAACGGGCAAGACGCTTTTAGCCCGGGCGGCGGCCAACTACACCGACGCCGTGTTCATCGCGGCGAGCGGCAGTGAGTTTATCGAGATGTACGCCGGGGTCGGCGCGCAACGGGTGCGCAAGTTGTTCAAGACGGCCCGGGAGGCCGCCCAGAAACACAAAAAGAACTACGCCCTGGTCTTCATCGATGAGATCGACGTGTTGGGGGGTAAGCGGGGCCGAACTTCGAGCCACCTGGAGTATGACCAGACGCTGAACCAGTTGCTGGTGGAGATGGACGGCATCGACGTGGACGACGAAGTCCAACTGCTGGTGGTTGCGGCCACCAACCGGTCGGACATGCTGGATCCCGCCCTGTTGCGTCCCGGGCGGTTCGACCGCCAGGTGCGCGTGGATCTGCCCGACAAGGAAGGGCGCCTGGAGATCTTGCGCCTGCACACGCGCAACAAACCGCTGGCCGAAGACGTCAGCCTGCCCGAGTTGGCTCAAGACACCTTTGGGTTTTCCGGGGCCCACCTGGAGAGCCTGGCGAACGAGGCGGCCATCCTGGCGATGCGCGAGACGGCGAAAGAAATCACCCGGAGTCACTTCCAGGAGTCCATCGACAAGGTGATAATGGGCGGAAAGCTGGATCGGCGGCCTTCGGTTGAAGAAATGAAGCGCGTGGCCGTGCATGAAACCGGTCACGCCATGATCAGCGAACTGATGCGGGCCGGGTCGGTCTCCACCCTGACCATTACGCCGCGAGGCAGTGCTTTGGGGTATATGCGGCAAACCGCCGAGGACGACCGCTACCTGCACACCAGAGAGTACCTGGAAAACCAGATCGCGGTGCTGCTGGCCGGCGCGGTCGCGGAGGAAATCATGCTGGGTTCGCGCAGCACGGGCGCGGCCAGCGACATCGAACAGGCGGTGACGATCTCGGAGCATCTGATCCGTGGGGGGATGTCCGAACTCGGCTTTGTGAGCCTGGAGGCGCTCACCCTCGATACCAAGCAAAAAGCGACGAGTGAGATTTTGAAGAACCAGGAGAGCCGGGTCCGGGAGAACCTGACGCAACGGGAGGACGCCCTGCGGGTGATCGTGGAGCACTTGTTGGAGAATGAAAAAGTGACCGGCGAGGATCTGAGGGGGCTTTTAAACGGTGCAGCCGCTTGAGAAGCGGTTGCTTATTTCGCCTAGCTAGTTGCCAAATTCACAAACATCATTTATGCTATGCATAGGCTAATATTCTTCGTTTGGGTGTGTTTTTTCAATGCAGGCGGAAATAATCTGCACCGGGAGTGAACTCCTGCTAGGCTATGTTCAGAACACAAACGCCGACTACCTGGGACACGAACTGGCGACCCTGGGTATTGAGGTTGTTCTTCAGATCACGGTCGGTGATGATTGGAAACTAATGGAACAAACCGTCCGCGAGGCCCTGGAACGGGCGGACCTGGTAATTACCACCGGAGGCCTTGGGCCGACCACCGACGACATCACCAAGGACGTAATCGCCGCGGTACTCGGCGTGCCGATGGTCACCGACGACGAATCCCTGGTCCGGATGCGCGAATACTTTGCCCGGCGCGGCATCGAGATGCCGGACATCTTCATCCGCCAGGCGAGCTTCCCTCACGGATCGAAGATCATTCCCAACCACAAAGGCACGGCGCCGGGAGCCCTGATCGAGAGGGACGGCAAGGTGATCGTCATTTTCCCGGGTCCGCCGCGGGAACTGCGGGCGATGTTTGAGACTTCGGTGAAGCCGTACCTCCTGCAAGTCCCCGGCCGGGGCGAAGTGTTGCGGACCAGGGTGCTGAAGTTGACCAGCATCGCCGAGTATGTCGTCCAGGAAATCCTCAAGGAACTCGGTGAGCTGACAAACCCCGGCCTGGGATATCTTGCCATGCCGGGGGAGGTGCACCTGCGGGTGAATGCCCACGCCGTGGACCCGGCGGAGGCGGAGCGGATGGTCGGGGAACTGACGGAGAAGGTAACCGCCCTGGTAGGCGAGTACATTTTCGCCGTGGACGACGAGATCCCGGAAAAGACGGTGGGCGACCTTCTGTTCCGCAAGGGACTTACAATCTCCGTCGCCGAATCCTGTACGGCCGGGATGGCCGCGGCCCGATTCACCGACGTGCCGGGCAGTTCCCGGTACTTTGTCGGCGGGGTGGTGGCCTACGACAACCACCTCAAGCAGGAAGTGCTGGGGGTTCCGGCCGAGATTCTGGAGCGTTACGGCGCGGTAAGCGAACAAACGGCGGTCGCGATGGCCGAGGGCATCAGGCGGTTGACGTGTTCCGACCTGGGGTTGGCCATCACCGGAATCGCCGGTCCGCATGGGGGCACTACGGCCAAGCCGGTGGGGCTGGTCTACGTCGCGCTGGCCAGTGCGCGCGAGACATTATGCCGGCGGTTGTTGCTGCCCGGGGTGCGTAAGGCGGTCCGTATCGGCACGGTCAATTCTTCCCTGCGAATTGTAAAGAATTTCTTGAACCAGCAAGCCGAGTGAAGCAGGAATCCAGAATCCAGCAGTCAGAATCCAGCATTTGGAAGACAGAATAGGTACAATAATCTGGAGCCCGGAACAGAAGCCGTTTACTTAGAGCACTCTTTCCGGCCGTGGGGCCGAGCGTTCTCGTGCTGTTTTGCGGTGTTGGATCCGCTTTCGGAAACAGCCCGCAGTCAAGTGCTCTTTCACTAAGGGCCTTGTTTTTTTTCACGAAGGTGAAAAGTCTACCGCGTTTTCCTGACATTCCAAGTATATCTTTCCAAATATTCGCCTTTCGCTTACAATGGGTTTTAGAGAAAAAAAGGGAGGGGTACAAAACAATGATGGACCGGCAGAAGGCCCTGGAACTGGCCCTGGCCCAGATTGAGCGGCAGTTCGGCAAGGGTTCGGTGATGAAGCTGGGTGAGGCCGCCGGGAAACTGAGTGTGGAAGTGATCCCTACCGGTGCCCTGGCGCTGGATTTGGCCCTGGGGGTGGGCGGAATGCCCCGGGGGCGGGTGATTGAAATCTTCGGTCCCGAGGCTTCGGGCAAAACCACCGTGGCCTTGCACGTGATCGCCGAAGCCCAGAGAATGGGGGGCACCGCCGCCTTCATTGACGCGGAGCACGCGCTGGACCCCACTTACGCCCGGAAAATGGGTGTGGACATCGACAACCTCTTGATTTCCCAACCGGATACCGGCGAACAGGCCCTGGAGATTACGGAGGCCCTGGTCCGGAGCGGCGCG of the Bacillota bacterium genome contains:
- a CDS encoding bifunctional nuclease family protein, translated to MIPVKVKEIAFDLSMNPVLLLVDDDELKVLPIWIGHFEAHAIAVALEGGSAPRPLTHDLLKTLCDEFGGTVTKVVINDVREGTYYAQLHILKKDFHSVVDARPSDAVALALRSVAPIFISEKVADYTLAVEEVFSEERQEELKKILEQSQDAAKKSLH
- a CDS encoding DNA translocase FtsK 4TM domain-containing protein; protein product: MGLYRQLKREVRYEVLGLILAAVGVLTLLSLYSSSVGVFGSLVGRGCRTLAGEGAFVFPLLAGYWGLKLLRDRNPAKYPGKLYGSLVGFLVLVTALHLVSVGPEGSFRTVVGAGVNGDGGGVLGAVLGWLAYNWFGYAGSAIILVAAGLAALTMFTELPVSALGKSVGRRLAGGARGGWGRVQNFVYTDERPVPGPQPLILDHTAPKTEPEAPVVPNETPERLKEQRTGSPRVEPVERQVSLNEITTYRLPPVDILSRPRVKGAVKKAEDITANVRVLEETLESFGVKAKVVQVSRGPAITRYEVQPAAGVKVSRIVSLSDDIALALTAPAVRIEAPIPGKAAVGIEVPNKEITLVPLRDLLETKEFKQSVSRLTLALGKDIAGSPVVADLAMMPHLLIAGATGAGKSVCLNTLICSLLFKSSPEEVKLLLVDPKMVELTNYNGIPHLLSPVVTNPKKAAISLKWLVREMERRYELFAAAGVRDIGRYNSVLRAGAPGEERVHLPLIVVVIDELADLMMVAPSDVEDSIVRLAQMARAAGIHLVIATQRPSVDVITGLIKANILSRISFAVSSQIDSRTILDIGGAEKLLGRGDMLFLAAGSSKPIRLQGAFLSDKDVEALVDFLRKQAIPEFDEELFDGAEEEEESGSEDELFPRAVEIIVRTGHASISLLQRRMHIGYARAARLIDAMEKKGIVGGFEGSKPRAVLMSPEQYQQYFRSKMPN
- a CDS encoding RodZ domain-containing protein, coding for MSLGQVLKEAREARGHSLDHAEEETKIRKKYLAALEEEQYHVLPGRVYTKAFLRTYARFLGLDADSVLAEFRARNPLETREAAAEDRAAVPAEGRKKSVFRRFLLSAGVIVLLVVFNSLYGAIRGGWSVSEAPPSGPGVGVQNPPAVEPEPVPEEKPEPPAVIEGLDLVLQVVDGSCWMRVSVDGQQAFEGMVPAGQTMSFKAEEIIGLRLGNAGAVLVQLNGEDLGRLGQRGEVVSREFPVES
- the rimO gene encoding 30S ribosomal protein S12 methylthiotransferase RimO, which encodes MNFPWKVEAPRIALVSLGCDKNRVDGEVMLGLLERAGCRIAAEPEADVILVNTCAFIQEAKQESIDAILEAARYREEGRCRVLLATGCLAQRYPGELLRDLPELDGVVGTGEIGRVVDIVRRAAAGERVREVGPPGFLGRDVLPRVPGGSPFTAYLKISEGCDNRCLYCVIPQLRGAHRSRRPSVLVREARSLAAGGAREIVLVAQDTTRYGSDLPEETSLASLVSQLAVLDGVAWVRLLYCYPSGITFDLVELMAREPRLCRYLDIPLQHAGDHVLRRMGRNMMGYDLRKLILFLRSAVPGLTIRSTFMVGFPGETEDDFEELLDFLQAMKLDHAGFFAYSREEGTPAALLPDQIPPEVKRERLERAAAVQRAVSHAVNRARVGSEVTVLVEGKKGGQHYGRSEGDAPDIDGRVFLNAAVDLEPGTFVRARVTGAGPYDLRARVISTLPL
- a CDS encoding AAA family ATPase translates to MYREASIGFGIALLIFLVVIGYNIGPLVFLGALGGMLYYMMRSRGLVRTFNKVPSESQVQVSFCDVGGQAAAIGELREALDFIKDRQEIRRLGIRPLKGILLTGPPGTGKTLLARAAANYTDAVFIAASGSEFIEMYAGVGAQRVRKLFKTAREAAQKHKKNYALVFIDEIDVLGGKRGRTSSHLEYDQTLNQLLVEMDGIDVDDEVQLLVVAATNRSDMLDPALLRPGRFDRQVRVDLPDKEGRLEILRLHTRNKPLAEDVSLPELAQDTFGFSGAHLESLANEAAILAMRETAKEITRSHFQESIDKVIMGGKLDRRPSVEEMKRVAVHETGHAMISELMRAGSVSTLTITPRGSALGYMRQTAEDDRYLHTREYLENQIAVLLAGAVAEEIMLGSRSTGAASDIEQAVTISEHLIRGGMSELGFVSLEALTLDTKQKATSEILKNQESRVRENLTQREDALRVIVEHLLENEKVTGEDLRGLLNGAAA
- a CDS encoding competence/damage-inducible protein A, with the translated sequence MQAEIICTGSELLLGYVQNTNADYLGHELATLGIEVVLQITVGDDWKLMEQTVREALERADLVITTGGLGPTTDDITKDVIAAVLGVPMVTDDESLVRMREYFARRGIEMPDIFIRQASFPHGSKIIPNHKGTAPGALIERDGKVIVIFPGPPRELRAMFETSVKPYLLQVPGRGEVLRTRVLKLTSIAEYVVQEILKELGELTNPGLGYLAMPGEVHLRVNAHAVDPAEAERMVGELTEKVTALVGEYIFAVDDEIPEKTVGDLLFRKGLTISVAESCTAGMAAARFTDVPGSSRYFVGGVVAYDNHLKQEVLGVPAEILERYGAVSEQTAVAMAEGIRRLTCSDLGLAITGIAGPHGGTTAKPVGLVYVALASARETLCRRLLLPGVRKAVRIGTVNSSLRIVKNFLNQQAE